One window of Microbacterium sp. Root61 genomic DNA carries:
- the mmsB gene encoding 3-hydroxyisobutyrate dehydrogenase, whose amino-acid sequence MTTIAFLGLGHMGGPMARNLVAAGYDVHGFDFVPAALDVARAGGVRIADTAELAAAGADVVITMLPGGRHVIDAYSGGLLAAARPGTLFIDSSTIAVDEAREAHRLAEEAGHRSIDAPVSGGVVGAENATLAFMVGGSDADFQEALPLLERMGRRIVHCGGAGLGQAAKICNNMILGISQIAVAEAFVLGERLGLTHQALFDVASNASGQCWALTTNCPVPGPVPTSPANRDYEPGFAGALMSKDLGLAEQAIDLTGVDAKLGRLAREIYREYADGAGAGKDFSGIINTIRTDSATL is encoded by the coding sequence ATGACAACGATCGCCTTCCTCGGGCTGGGCCACATGGGCGGTCCGATGGCCCGCAACCTCGTCGCCGCCGGATACGACGTGCACGGCTTCGACTTCGTCCCGGCGGCACTGGACGTGGCACGCGCCGGCGGAGTCCGCATCGCGGACACCGCGGAACTCGCCGCCGCCGGGGCCGACGTGGTCATCACCATGCTCCCCGGCGGCCGCCACGTCATCGACGCCTACAGCGGCGGGCTCCTGGCGGCCGCACGACCCGGCACCCTCTTCATCGATTCGTCGACGATCGCCGTCGACGAGGCCCGCGAAGCGCACCGCCTCGCGGAGGAGGCCGGGCACCGCAGCATCGACGCACCCGTGTCCGGCGGCGTGGTCGGCGCCGAGAACGCAACGCTCGCGTTCATGGTCGGCGGCAGCGACGCGGACTTCCAGGAGGCCCTGCCGCTACTGGAGCGCATGGGGCGTCGCATCGTGCACTGCGGCGGTGCCGGGCTCGGCCAGGCAGCCAAGATCTGCAACAACATGATCCTCGGGATCTCGCAGATCGCCGTCGCCGAGGCGTTCGTCCTGGGCGAGCGGCTCGGGCTCACGCATCAGGCCCTGTTCGACGTCGCCTCCAACGCGTCCGGCCAGTGCTGGGCGCTCACCACGAACTGCCCGGTACCCGGTCCCGTGCCCACGAGCCCGGCGAACCGCGACTACGAACCGGGCTTCGCCGGGGCGCTCATGTCGAAGGACCTCGGGCTGGCCGAGCAGGCGATCGACCTGACCGGTGTGGATGCCAAACTGGGACGTCTCGCCCGTGAGATCTACCGCGAGTACGCCGACGGTGCGGGCGCGGGCAAGGACTTCTCGGGCATCATCAATACGATCCGCACCGACAGCGCGACGCTCTGA
- a CDS encoding acyl-CoA dehydrogenase family protein — MSVQKNEERAALVEAVREFADAQLAPFAGERDEHKIFPVETLAAAGEMGLGGIYVRESSGGSGLSRLDAVAIFEELAKGDTAVAAYISIHNMVAWMIDEFGDDAQRAQWLPGLVGMTQLGSYCLTEPGAGSDAAAITTSARRDGEDYVLNGTKQFISGAGSSAVYIVMARTGQPGPKGISAILVPHDAAGLSFGANEKKMGWNAQPTRQVIFDEVRVPASHLLGDEGQGFSIAMKGLNGGRVNMGACSLGGAQWALDRAVRYVQEREAFGAPLVANQSVLFTLADMETDLQAARALLQRAAEKMDDGADDTAAACALAKRFATDAAFTAANAALQLHGGYGYLHEYGLERVVRDLRVHQILEGSNEIMRVVVGRDLLARSGAAR; from the coding sequence ATGAGCGTCCAGAAGAACGAAGAGCGCGCGGCCCTGGTCGAGGCGGTGCGGGAGTTCGCCGACGCACAGCTCGCCCCGTTCGCCGGCGAGCGCGATGAGCACAAGATCTTCCCGGTCGAGACCCTCGCCGCAGCGGGGGAGATGGGACTCGGAGGGATCTACGTCCGCGAGAGTTCCGGCGGATCGGGGCTCTCCCGCCTCGACGCGGTGGCGATCTTCGAGGAGCTCGCGAAGGGCGACACCGCCGTCGCGGCGTACATCTCGATCCACAACATGGTCGCGTGGATGATCGACGAGTTCGGTGACGACGCGCAGCGCGCGCAGTGGCTGCCGGGCCTGGTCGGGATGACCCAGCTCGGTAGCTACTGCCTCACGGAGCCGGGCGCGGGTTCGGATGCCGCGGCCATCACCACCTCCGCGCGGCGGGACGGCGAGGACTACGTCCTGAACGGGACCAAGCAGTTCATCTCCGGGGCGGGTTCGTCTGCCGTGTACATCGTCATGGCGCGCACCGGGCAGCCCGGCCCGAAGGGGATCAGCGCGATCCTGGTGCCGCACGACGCTGCCGGGCTGAGCTTCGGCGCGAATGAGAAGAAGATGGGCTGGAACGCCCAGCCCACGCGCCAGGTCATCTTCGACGAGGTGCGGGTGCCGGCATCCCATCTCCTCGGCGACGAGGGCCAGGGATTCTCGATCGCGATGAAGGGTCTCAACGGCGGCCGGGTCAACATGGGTGCGTGCTCGCTCGGCGGCGCCCAGTGGGCGCTCGATCGTGCGGTGCGCTACGTGCAGGAGCGCGAGGCCTTCGGCGCCCCGCTCGTGGCCAACCAGTCGGTGCTGTTCACGCTCGCCGACATGGAGACCGATCTGCAGGCCGCGCGCGCCCTGCTGCAGCGCGCCGCCGAGAAGATGGACGACGGCGCCGACGACACGGCGGCCGCGTGCGCTCTCGCCAAGAGATTCGCGACGGATGCCGCATTCACGGCGGCCAATGCCGCACTGCAGCTGCACGGCGGCTACGGCTACCTGCACGAATACGGGCTGGAGCGGGTCGTTCGCGACCTGCGGGTGCACCAGATCCTCGAGGGGTCCAACGAGATCATGCGAGTCGTCGTCGGACGCGACCTCCTGGCGCGCAGCGGAGCGGCGCGGTGA
- a CDS encoding CoA-acylating methylmalonate-semialdehyde dehydrogenase — translation MTRELTHFINGEHVAGTSGRFSDVFDPSTGMVQARVPLASTDEVSAAIAAAEVAQVSWGETNPQKRARVLQKFIELVARDNEELARLLSSEHGKTVDDAKGDIQRGIEVIEFSLGAPHLLKGEYSWNAGGGIDVYSMRQPLGVVTGITPFNFPAMIPLWKAGPALAAGNAFILKPSERDPSVPLRLAELFLEAGLPAGVFSVVNGDKQAVDALLTDDRIKAVGFVGSTPIAQYIYETAAIHGKRAQCFGGAKNHMIVMPDADLDQVADALIGAGYGSAGERCMAISVAVPVGAETADALSAKLAERVAELRVGPALADDVDYGPLVSAEAVARVNGYIQQAVDEGATLLADGRGIVVPGFENGFYLGPTLFDNVTTDMTIYKEEVFGPVLIIARADDYEQALAMASDHEFGNGVAIFTRDGDAARDFSARVNVGMVGVNVPIPVPIAYHTFGGWKKSGFGDLNQHGPDAFRFYTKTKTVTSRWPSGIKEGASFVIPTMH, via the coding sequence ATGACGCGCGAACTCACACACTTCATCAACGGCGAGCACGTGGCCGGAACCTCGGGACGCTTCTCGGATGTGTTCGATCCGAGCACCGGAATGGTGCAGGCCCGAGTGCCGCTGGCCAGCACAGACGAGGTCTCCGCCGCCATCGCTGCGGCCGAGGTCGCACAGGTGTCCTGGGGCGAAACGAACCCGCAGAAACGCGCCCGCGTGCTGCAGAAGTTCATCGAACTCGTCGCCCGCGACAACGAAGAGCTCGCGCGACTGCTCTCCAGCGAGCACGGCAAGACCGTGGATGACGCCAAAGGCGACATCCAGCGGGGCATCGAGGTCATCGAGTTCTCGCTCGGAGCCCCGCACCTGCTGAAGGGCGAGTACTCGTGGAACGCCGGTGGGGGCATCGACGTCTACAGCATGCGTCAGCCACTCGGCGTCGTCACCGGCATCACCCCGTTCAACTTCCCCGCGATGATCCCGCTCTGGAAGGCCGGCCCGGCGCTCGCCGCGGGCAACGCATTCATCCTCAAGCCCAGCGAACGGGACCCTTCCGTACCGCTGCGCTTGGCCGAGCTGTTCCTGGAGGCGGGGCTGCCGGCCGGCGTCTTCTCCGTCGTCAACGGCGACAAGCAGGCCGTCGATGCGCTGCTGACGGACGACCGCATCAAGGCCGTCGGCTTCGTCGGCTCGACGCCCATCGCCCAGTACATCTACGAGACCGCCGCGATCCACGGCAAGCGCGCCCAGTGCTTCGGCGGCGCCAAGAACCACATGATCGTGATGCCGGACGCCGACCTCGATCAGGTCGCCGACGCCCTGATCGGCGCCGGTTACGGCTCGGCCGGCGAACGCTGCATGGCGATCTCCGTCGCCGTCCCGGTGGGTGCCGAGACCGCGGACGCACTTTCGGCCAAGCTCGCCGAGCGGGTCGCCGAGCTGCGCGTCGGTCCGGCACTGGCCGACGACGTCGACTACGGGCCGCTCGTGAGCGCCGAGGCCGTCGCCCGCGTGAACGGCTACATCCAGCAGGCCGTCGATGAGGGTGCGACCCTCCTCGCGGACGGTCGCGGCATCGTGGTTCCCGGGTTCGAGAACGGCTTCTACCTCGGCCCCACCCTGTTCGACAACGTCACGACCGACATGACCATCTACAAGGAAGAGGTCTTCGGTCCGGTGCTGATCATCGCGCGCGCCGATGACTACGAGCAGGCGCTCGCCATGGCCAGCGACCACGAGTTCGGCAACGGCGTGGCGATCTTCACGCGCGATGGCGACGCCGCGCGCGACTTCAGCGCCCGCGTCAACGTCGGCATGGTCGGCGTCAACGTGCCGATCCCGGTGCCGATCGCGTACCACACGTTCGGCGGCTGGAAGAAGTCCGGCTTCGGCGACCTCAACCAGCACGGCCCCGACGCCTTCCGCTTCTACACGAAGACCAAGACGGTTACGAGCCGCTGGCCCTCGGGTATCAAGGAGGGAGCGAGCTTCGTCATCCCGACGATGCACTGA
- a CDS encoding acetyl-CoA C-acetyltransferase, producing the protein MSAVIVAGARTPVGKLLGSLADVTAPELGGIAIGAALSRAGVEGAELDGVYFGNVIQAGVGPNTARLSAVAAGIPLHVPATTINKLCLSGLTSIGHAALAISGGLGRVMVAGGTESMTNAPHLTHVRKGVKYGAGELADALDRDGLICGIENEVMGAGTERHQAPLGLTRAEQDEFAARSHELAAIAADNGSFAEEITPVTIRSRRGDRVVDRDEGIRPGTTAESLGGLRPAFAPDGTITAGSASQLSDGAAAVVVMDKAEAERRGLTWIAEIVTYATVAGPDPSLLHQPANAITKALAQADLTVADLDLVEINEAFASVALASTRALGVDPGIVNVNGGAIAIGHPVGMSGARLVLSLALELRRRGGGVGAVALCGGGGQGDALIIRA; encoded by the coding sequence ATGTCCGCTGTCATCGTTGCCGGAGCCCGGACCCCCGTCGGGAAACTGCTCGGGTCGCTCGCGGATGTCACCGCGCCCGAGCTGGGCGGGATCGCGATCGGTGCGGCACTCTCGCGCGCCGGTGTCGAAGGCGCAGAGCTCGACGGCGTCTACTTCGGCAACGTCATCCAGGCCGGAGTCGGCCCCAACACCGCCCGGCTGTCGGCCGTCGCGGCCGGCATCCCGCTGCACGTTCCGGCGACGACCATCAACAAACTGTGCCTCTCGGGACTCACCTCGATCGGCCACGCGGCCTTGGCGATCTCGGGCGGGCTCGGCAGGGTCATGGTCGCCGGCGGCACCGAGTCGATGACGAACGCGCCGCACCTGACCCACGTGCGCAAGGGCGTGAAATACGGTGCCGGTGAACTCGCCGACGCACTGGACCGCGATGGTCTGATCTGCGGGATCGAGAACGAGGTCATGGGCGCCGGCACCGAACGGCACCAGGCGCCGCTCGGCCTCACCCGCGCCGAGCAGGATGAGTTCGCGGCCCGCTCGCACGAGCTCGCCGCGATCGCCGCGGACAACGGCAGCTTCGCCGAGGAGATCACGCCCGTCACGATCCGCTCACGTCGCGGCGACCGGGTCGTCGACCGGGACGAGGGCATCCGTCCCGGCACCACCGCCGAGTCGCTGGGCGGACTGCGCCCGGCCTTCGCGCCCGACGGCACGATCACGGCCGGGTCGGCCTCTCAGCTCTCCGACGGTGCCGCCGCCGTCGTCGTGATGGACAAAGCAGAGGCCGAACGCCGCGGCCTCACATGGATCGCCGAGATCGTGACCTACGCGACGGTCGCCGGCCCGGACCCGTCGCTGCTGCACCAGCCGGCGAACGCGATCACGAAGGCGCTCGCCCAGGCGGACCTCACGGTGGCGGACCTCGACCTGGTCGAGATCAACGAGGCATTCGCCAGCGTCGCACTGGCCTCCACGCGCGCCCTGGGCGTCGACCCGGGCATCGTCAACGTGAACGGCGGGGCGATCGCGATCGGCCACCCCGTAGGCATGTCCGGCGCCCGGCTCGTGCTCTCGCTGGCGCTGGAGCTGCGTCGCCGGGGCGGCGGCGTCGGCGCCGTGGCCCTCTGCGGCGGCGGCGGCCAGGGCGACGCCCTCATCATCCGCGCGTAG
- a CDS encoding HtaA domain-containing protein, with amino-acid sequence MEIVDEKSEPVQSVQTTGLAWGVRESFRSYVLRGAMGSETLDGSAGSLPDGRFYFPLAEATGFDLDALDGTLSFAGGVRFLGHGGMIDLRLGELELVLTDSRGVVRTGARDLVEVSVLQVAVGENSAALYLESRLAPGAEGLFNDVYAAGTLFDDLEVRISTP; translated from the coding sequence GTGGAGATCGTCGACGAGAAGTCCGAGCCGGTGCAGTCGGTGCAGACGACGGGCCTCGCCTGGGGGGTACGGGAGAGCTTCCGCAGCTACGTGCTGCGCGGCGCGATGGGGTCTGAAACCCTTGATGGCAGCGCAGGGTCCTTGCCCGACGGACGCTTCTACTTCCCGTTGGCCGAGGCGACCGGATTCGACCTCGATGCGCTCGACGGCACGCTCTCGTTCGCCGGAGGAGTGCGCTTCCTCGGCCACGGCGGCATGATCGACCTGCGGCTCGGCGAGCTGGAGCTCGTGCTCACCGACAGCCGGGGCGTCGTCCGCACCGGCGCCCGCGACTTGGTCGAGGTCTCGGTCCTGCAGGTCGCGGTGGGGGAGAACTCCGCCGCGCTCTACCTGGAGAGCAGGCTCGCGCCCGGTGCGGAAGGCCTGTTCAACGACGTCTATGCTGCCGGCACACTGTTCGACGACCTCGAGGTCAGGATCTCCACACCCTGA
- a CDS encoding YciI family protein, producing the protein MKYMMFVVSDSQPDEPKDDSDIDLWVDPLDASGKRIIGEVLEPPASSTVVRVRGGKVLTTRGPFAETTEVIFGFDILEVDSLEEAIEIASRHPMARNGQIELRAFAVWDD; encoded by the coding sequence ATGAAGTACATGATGTTCGTCGTCAGCGACAGCCAGCCGGATGAGCCGAAGGATGACTCCGACATCGACCTCTGGGTCGACCCGCTCGATGCATCCGGCAAGCGCATCATCGGCGAGGTGCTCGAACCGCCCGCCTCGTCCACCGTCGTGCGCGTGCGCGGCGGCAAGGTGCTCACCACCCGTGGCCCGTTCGCGGAGACCACTGAAGTGATCTTCGGCTTCGACATCCTCGAGGTCGACAGCCTCGAGGAGGCGATCGAGATCGCGTCGCGGCATCCGATGGCCCGCAACGGCCAGATCGAGCTGCGCGCGTTCGCCGTGTGGGACGACTGA
- the pntB gene encoding Re/Si-specific NAD(P)(+) transhydrogenase subunit beta produces the protein MFSAESLVGAAYIVAALLFILSLAGLSKHETSRSGVTYGIVGMTIALVVTVWVSVTGAWGDPQAQIGIVLLFVAVIIGAAIGLWRARVVEMTGMPELIALLHSFVGLAAVIVGWNGALAPPHLVGPLRDIHHAEVFIGVFIGAVTFTGSIVAYLKLSGKISSRPLMLPGKNILNATALVLFVVLTTWYVITPELWLLVAVTVLALALGWHLVASIGGGDMPVVVSMLNSYSGWAAAAAGFLLNNDLLIVTGALVGSSGAYLSYIMCKAMNRSFFSVILGGFGVVAAAKGDEEEGEYRETNAADVAELLVNAKSVVITPGYGMAVAQAQYPVAELTTRLRERGVDVRFGIHPVAGRLPGHMNVLLAEAKVPYDIVLEMDEVNDDLADTTVVLVIGANDTVNPAAAEDPSSPIAGMPVLRVWEAENVVVFKRSMASGYAGVQNPLFYRDNAQMLFGDAKDRVEDILRAL, from the coding sequence TTGTTCTCTGCAGAATCCCTCGTCGGCGCGGCCTATATCGTCGCCGCCCTGCTGTTCATCCTCAGCCTCGCGGGGCTGAGCAAGCACGAAACGTCCCGCTCCGGCGTGACCTACGGCATCGTCGGCATGACGATCGCCCTCGTGGTCACCGTCTGGGTCTCGGTCACCGGCGCCTGGGGCGACCCGCAAGCGCAGATCGGGATCGTCCTGCTGTTCGTCGCCGTGATCATCGGTGCCGCCATCGGGCTGTGGCGCGCGCGTGTCGTCGAGATGACCGGCATGCCCGAGCTCATCGCCCTGCTGCACAGCTTCGTCGGTCTCGCCGCCGTCATCGTCGGCTGGAACGGCGCCCTGGCGCCGCCGCACCTGGTCGGTCCGTTGCGCGACATCCACCACGCCGAGGTCTTCATTGGCGTCTTCATCGGCGCGGTCACCTTCACCGGCTCGATCGTCGCGTACCTCAAGCTCTCCGGGAAGATCTCCTCCCGGCCGCTGATGCTGCCGGGCAAGAACATCCTCAACGCGACGGCGCTCGTCCTGTTCGTCGTCCTCACGACCTGGTACGTCATCACACCCGAGCTCTGGCTGCTCGTAGCCGTCACGGTGCTGGCGCTCGCGCTCGGCTGGCACCTGGTCGCCTCGATCGGCGGCGGCGACATGCCCGTGGTCGTCTCGATGCTCAACAGCTACTCGGGCTGGGCGGCCGCCGCGGCGGGCTTCCTGCTCAACAACGACCTGCTGATCGTGACGGGTGCCCTGGTCGGCTCCTCCGGTGCGTACCTCTCCTACATCATGTGCAAGGCGATGAACCGGTCCTTCTTCTCCGTGATCCTCGGCGGATTCGGGGTCGTCGCCGCGGCGAAGGGCGATGAAGAGGAGGGCGAGTACCGCGAGACCAACGCGGCGGATGTCGCCGAGCTGCTCGTGAACGCGAAGAGCGTCGTGATCACCCCGGGCTACGGCATGGCCGTCGCCCAGGCGCAGTACCCCGTCGCCGAACTCACCACCCGCCTGCGCGAGCGCGGCGTGGACGTGCGCTTCGGCATCCATCCCGTCGCGGGGCGCCTCCCGGGGCACATGAACGTGCTGCTGGCCGAGGCGAAGGTGCCCTACGACATCGTCCTGGAGATGGACGAGGTCAACGACGATCTGGCCGACACGACGGTGGTGCTCGTCATCGGCGCGAACGACACCGTCAACCCCGCCGCGGCGGAAGACCCGAGCAGCCCGATCGCCGGGATGCCTGTGCTGCGGGTGTGGGAGGCCGAGAACGTCGTCGTGTTCAAACGATCGATGGCGTCCGGCTATGCCGGCGTGCAGAACCCGCTGTTCTACCGCGACAACGCGCAGATGCTGTTCGGTGACGCGAAGGATCGCGTCGAGGACATCCTCCGCGCGCTGTAG
- a CDS encoding Re/Si-specific NAD(P)(+) transhydrogenase subunit alpha, whose amino-acid sequence MTMIGIVAEQDHETRVAATPTTVGKLIGLGYEVSVESGAGAKSSFSDAAFAAAGATIVDRAQAWASDIVLKVNPPVPEEIAALRDGATLVSMLSPNLRPDLVEALSQRGITALALDAVPRISRAQSMDVLSSMSNISGYRAVIEAAHEFGRFFTGQVTAAGKVPPAKVLVAGAGVAGLAAVGAASSLGAIVRATDPRPEVADQVKSIGGEYLAVDVAVDKSTDGYAKATSEAYDRRAAEIYSEQARDVDIIITTALIPGRAAPVLITAADVASMKSGSVIVDMAAAQGGNVEGSVSGEKVVTPNGVTILGYSDLASRLPAQASQLYGTNLVNLMALLTPGKDGEFTLDFDDVVQRTVTVVRDGASTWPPPPVTVSAAPPAAAVAAPVAAPVKKGISRGAKAVWLFVGVVALFLVNLFAPAPLPQHFTVLMLSVVIGFYVIGKVAHALHTPLMSVTNAISGIIVVGAILQITQPNLIVQILAAVAVLVASINIFGGFAVTKRMLAMFSKGSSPAGK is encoded by the coding sequence ATGACAATGATCGGCATCGTGGCCGAACAGGACCACGAGACACGCGTCGCCGCGACGCCGACGACGGTGGGCAAGCTCATCGGTCTCGGATACGAGGTCTCGGTCGAATCCGGGGCGGGGGCGAAGTCATCCTTCTCGGATGCCGCATTCGCCGCGGCCGGCGCGACCATCGTCGACCGTGCACAGGCGTGGGCTTCGGACATCGTGCTGAAGGTCAACCCGCCGGTGCCCGAGGAGATCGCGGCGCTGCGGGACGGCGCCACCCTCGTCAGCATGCTCAGCCCCAACCTGCGCCCCGATCTGGTCGAGGCGCTGTCGCAGCGCGGCATCACTGCCCTCGCCCTGGACGCGGTGCCCCGCATCTCGCGGGCGCAGTCGATGGATGTGCTCTCGTCGATGTCGAACATCTCCGGCTACCGGGCGGTGATCGAGGCCGCGCATGAATTCGGCCGCTTCTTCACCGGCCAGGTCACCGCCGCCGGAAAGGTGCCGCCCGCCAAGGTGCTGGTCGCCGGCGCCGGAGTCGCCGGCCTCGCGGCGGTCGGTGCGGCATCCAGCCTCGGCGCCATCGTCCGTGCGACCGACCCCCGTCCCGAGGTCGCCGACCAGGTCAAGTCCATCGGCGGCGAGTACCTCGCGGTCGACGTCGCCGTCGACAAGTCCACCGACGGCTACGCCAAGGCGACGAGCGAGGCCTACGACCGCCGTGCCGCCGAGATCTACTCCGAGCAGGCGCGCGACGTCGACATCATCATCACGACGGCGCTGATCCCGGGGCGCGCAGCACCTGTGCTGATCACCGCGGCCGATGTGGCCAGCATGAAGTCGGGCAGCGTCATCGTCGACATGGCAGCGGCCCAGGGCGGCAACGTCGAGGGCTCGGTCTCGGGCGAGAAGGTCGTCACTCCGAACGGAGTGACGATCCTCGGCTACAGCGATCTTGCGTCGCGGCTGCCGGCGCAGGCCTCGCAGCTGTACGGCACGAACCTCGTCAACCTGATGGCGCTGCTGACCCCCGGCAAAGACGGCGAGTTCACGCTCGACTTCGACGACGTCGTTCAGCGCACGGTCACGGTCGTGCGCGATGGCGCCTCCACCTGGCCGCCGCCCCCGGTCACCGTTTCGGCCGCCCCGCCGGCTGCCGCGGTGGCAGCCCCTGTCGCCGCACCCGTGAAGAAGGGCATCAGTCGCGGAGCGAAGGCCGTGTGGCTGTTCGTCGGCGTGGTCGCCCTGTTCCTGGTGAACCTGTTCGCGCCGGCGCCGCTGCCGCAGCACTTCACGGTGCTCATGCTCTCGGTCGTGATCGGGTTCTACGTCATCGGCAAGGTCGCGCACGCGCTGCACACGCCCCTGATGAGCGTCACCAACGCGATCAGCGGCATCATCGTCGTCGGCGCCATCCTGCAGATCACCCAGCCGAACCTCATCGTGCAGATCCTCGCGGCGGTGGCCGTCCTGGTGGCGAGCATCAACATCTTCGGCGGGTTCGCGGTGACCAAACGCATGCTGGCCATGTTCTCCAAGGGCTCCAGCCCCGCTGGCAAGTAA